In the Leptospira sp. WS4.C2 genome, one interval contains:
- a CDS encoding alpha/beta hydrolase has translation MKKILSTFVIFFAFFLLGAGYFFSSSVVTFPISNLEEDRAKLKIKSVADFGLPEPESIRFQNGSLRLRGWYFKNPKKKKCGVVLLHGHTRTRYGVLKYAPLFWKRGCSLFAYDARHHGESAGEYGTYGFYEKLDLERAIEFFSEISTVPEEQIGIFGVSFGAATALQYAEGRNDFAFVIADSPFMDMRSIVEKRAVDFYSPLVLFLSPIALSIAELRADFLVDEVSPKKSAKYISQPVLLIHSKSDEITPVSHSEEIFQNLKSNHKQLFITEWGANHCKSIDLRPDEYESIVNSFLKENTTFPK, from the coding sequence ATGAAAAAGATTCTCAGTACGTTCGTCATATTTTTCGCCTTTTTTTTGCTAGGTGCAGGTTATTTTTTTTCATCCTCTGTTGTCACTTTTCCCATCTCAAATTTAGAAGAGGATCGGGCTAAATTAAAAATTAAGTCAGTTGCGGATTTTGGACTCCCAGAACCAGAATCCATTCGTTTCCAAAATGGAAGTCTACGACTTCGTGGTTGGTATTTCAAAAATCCTAAGAAAAAAAAATGCGGTGTTGTTTTGCTTCATGGACATACAAGGACCCGATATGGGGTTCTGAAATATGCTCCTCTGTTTTGGAAACGAGGTTGCAGTTTGTTTGCTTATGATGCCCGTCACCATGGAGAGAGTGCAGGAGAATACGGAACGTACGGATTTTATGAAAAACTTGATTTAGAGCGAGCTATCGAATTTTTTTCCGAAATTAGTACGGTTCCAGAGGAACAAATTGGGATCTTCGGTGTCTCTTTTGGGGCAGCTACAGCATTACAATATGCAGAAGGTCGAAATGATTTTGCTTTTGTGATTGCAGACTCTCCCTTTATGGATATGCGTTCGATAGTAGAAAAAAGAGCGGTGGATTTTTATTCCCCTCTGGTTTTATTTCTTTCTCCGATTGCCCTTTCGATTGCGGAACTGCGAGCAGACTTTCTTGTGGATGAAGTATCTCCGAAAAAATCAGCTAAATACATATCCCAACCTGTCCTACTCATTCATTCTAAGTCTGATGAAATCACACCTGTTTCTCATTCCGAAGAGATTTTTCAGAATTTAAAATCGAATCACAAACAGTTGTTTATCACTGAATGGGGAGCTAACCATTGTAAGTCGATCGATCTGCGGCCGGATGAGTATGAATCGATCGTGAATTCTTTTTTGAAAGAAAATACAACATTTCCGAAGTAG
- a CDS encoding CsgG/HfaB family protein translates to MKPYLASLSLLLSLSFANCRTMDAAVQYPESGKTDLGISKVAVLLFDIEEAKWGDEFTDAVSLQIAKLLPIKVIEREQLSKVVNEQSFSKTGIIDTQTAVRLGKVLGVDALIFGRGSALKRYDEKGKLIPNLVDTVSLKIVHIESGHVIVNARKKPGADWTVGRLIQYSLGLGLVWSREDILLSTSEYDFVAESLVERIVSELRK, encoded by the coding sequence ATGAAACCATATTTAGCGAGCCTATCTCTCCTCCTTAGCCTTTCTTTTGCAAATTGTCGTACAATGGATGCTGCCGTCCAATATCCAGAATCGGGAAAAACAGATTTAGGGATTTCCAAAGTTGCCGTTTTGCTTTTTGACATAGAAGAAGCAAAATGGGGGGACGAGTTCACCGACGCAGTTTCATTACAAATTGCAAAACTTCTTCCGATTAAAGTGATCGAAAGGGAACAACTTTCTAAAGTTGTCAACGAACAAAGTTTCTCAAAAACGGGAATTATCGACACACAAACAGCCGTTCGCCTAGGGAAAGTTTTAGGAGTCGATGCACTCATCTTCGGTCGGGGATCCGCTCTCAAAAGATATGACGAAAAAGGGAAACTCATCCCCAACCTAGTAGATACAGTTTCTTTGAAGATTGTTCATATCGAATCTGGACATGTCATCGTCAATGCTCGTAAAAAACCAGGCGCAGATTGGACTGTGGGCCGCTTAATCCAATATAGTTTGGGGCTCGGCCTTGTTTGGAGCCGCGAAGACATATTACTTTCCACAAGCGAATATGATTTTGTAGCGGAAAGTTTAGTTGAACGTATCGTTTCAGAACTTCGTAAATAA
- a CDS encoding Dps family protein, whose amino-acid sequence MMKINIGIPEEERSAISESLKKLLADTYTLYQKTHSYHWNVTGPMFQTLHILFMTQYTELWNAIDPIAERIRSLGYYAPMGGWEFAKYSSIAEDKEVPKAKEMIKHLVEGNEAVIRTARAAYEPAEKGNDQATLDLLTQRLDIHEKTAWMLRSLLEE is encoded by the coding sequence ATCATGAAAATCAACATAGGAATTCCGGAAGAAGAAAGAAGTGCCATCTCTGAGTCTTTAAAAAAACTCTTGGCAGATACGTACACTCTGTACCAAAAAACTCATAGTTACCATTGGAATGTAACAGGCCCTATGTTCCAAACTCTGCATATCTTATTTATGACTCAGTATACAGAGCTTTGGAATGCGATTGACCCCATTGCAGAAAGAATTAGGTCCCTAGGTTATTATGCTCCTATGGGCGGATGGGAATTTGCAAAATATTCAAGTATCGCAGAAGACAAAGAAGTCCCGAAAGCCAAAGAAATGATTAAACATTTGGTAGAAGGAAATGAAGCAGTGATACGCACAGCACGTGCTGCTTATGAGCCAGCAGAAAAAGGAAATGACCAAGCCACATTGGATCTACTCACTCAACGTCTAGACATTCACGAAAAAACGGCTTGGATGTTACGTTCGTTACTCGAAGAATAA
- a CDS encoding alpha/beta fold hydrolase, producing the protein MKLSFKHYPFSKGSENQKSVGDIIILHGLFGSSKNWVTVAKALSEFGSVYTIDQRNHGDSPHTNEHSIKLMSEDLEEFLNDNQIQNPILLGHSMGGLVAMYFDFTHQGVLKALIVQDIAPRSYPFVYDKEIASMSFPLVGFSSRTDIDQEMGKYLPDTFIRQFLQMSLERLDTGEYRWKLNVAGLNQARRVFDHPFPEKISSGTNTLFIVGGSSEYITEADKLLIGETFSRLSMVSIPGGGHYIHYTDQKEYLEILMQWFQKQP; encoded by the coding sequence TTGAAATTAAGTTTTAAACATTACCCTTTTTCCAAAGGTTCAGAAAATCAAAAATCGGTGGGCGATATCATCATCTTACATGGGTTATTTGGTTCTTCCAAAAACTGGGTTACGGTGGCAAAGGCACTTTCTGAATTTGGATCTGTTTATACAATCGATCAAAGAAATCATGGGGACTCTCCTCATACAAATGAACATTCCATAAAACTAATGTCTGAGGATTTAGAAGAATTCTTAAATGACAATCAAATCCAAAATCCAATTTTACTCGGACATTCCATGGGTGGCCTTGTGGCTATGTATTTTGATTTTACACATCAAGGTGTTTTAAAGGCTCTGATCGTTCAGGATATAGCACCAAGGTCTTATCCTTTCGTTTATGACAAAGAAATTGCATCCATGTCTTTTCCCCTCGTTGGATTTTCTTCACGAACCGATATCGACCAAGAAATGGGAAAGTATCTGCCTGATACTTTTATTCGTCAATTTTTACAGATGAGTTTGGAGAGGTTGGATACAGGAGAGTATCGTTGGAAACTGAATGTCGCGGGACTGAATCAAGCGAGACGAGTCTTTGATCATCCTTTTCCGGAAAAGATTTCCTCTGGTACGAATACTTTGTTTATCGTCGGTGGGTCCTCAGAGTATATCACGGAGGCAGATAAGTTATTGATCGGAGAAACTTTCTCTCGCTTATCCATGGTTAGTATTCCTGGAGGTGGACATTACATCCATTACACAGACCAGAAAGAATATTTGGAAATATTAATGCAGTGGTTTCAAAAGCAGCCGTAA
- a CDS encoding SH3 domain-containing protein translates to MNLCPLLMKQFRRGYLSFNFGNFFLFQSRLFFSVGSALIISLFVGTLMAEPTIQEKNKQTKPSELRKRDSNSLIVIPVIGLNLHLFADQKSDVLRKLKFGEPVSFDKDSLESPKEDWIPVKLEDGLSGFIKRSVVRSVSPKQYLSTLLFEAERMVLSKNIDFAAKQEITDTIFQVSGSGKFTGDDFIFLRAKAGFFLKKTIDLMNEKGIKPDNDPATLEFLKRHQTKLLYDYASGKYYVDSNYFWKLLESYPKTKHSDYAGFLASESMPTIECGTDLKCRLEEMRKGKLRYIYLFPTGNYVSLYTKDLVANLHSMTKDPDSIPCFSPVGEGIKSEIGQMIRYASEVGPREKKQILPHLLILKKECFR, encoded by the coding sequence ATGAACTTGTGCCCTTTGCTGATGAAACAATTTCGTAGAGGGTATCTGTCTTTTAATTTTGGAAATTTTTTTCTTTTTCAATCTCGATTGTTTTTTTCCGTTGGGTCAGCCCTCATAATTTCTTTGTTTGTTGGTACTCTTATGGCGGAACCAACCATTCAGGAAAAAAACAAACAAACAAAACCTTCTGAACTTCGCAAACGGGATTCCAATTCTTTGATTGTAATTCCGGTGATTGGGCTGAACTTGCACTTGTTTGCTGATCAGAAAAGTGATGTTTTGCGTAAACTCAAATTTGGAGAACCAGTTTCTTTTGATAAGGATTCCCTGGAAAGCCCCAAAGAAGATTGGATCCCTGTTAAGTTAGAAGATGGTCTTTCTGGATTTATCAAACGTTCGGTGGTACGTTCTGTTTCACCGAAACAATATCTCTCTACATTGTTATTCGAAGCAGAAAGAATGGTTCTTTCGAAAAACATTGATTTCGCGGCAAAACAAGAAATCACGGATACGATCTTTCAAGTTTCCGGTTCTGGAAAATTTACAGGTGATGATTTTATTTTTCTACGTGCCAAAGCTGGCTTTTTTTTAAAGAAAACTATCGATCTTATGAACGAAAAAGGGATCAAACCTGATAATGACCCTGCAACCCTGGAATTTTTAAAACGCCACCAAACCAAGTTATTATATGATTATGCATCGGGAAAATACTATGTGGATTCCAATTACTTTTGGAAGTTACTCGAATCCTATCCTAAAACAAAACATTCGGATTACGCCGGTTTTCTTGCATCGGAAAGTATGCCAACTATCGAATGTGGAACCGATTTAAAATGCCGATTGGAAGAAATGCGTAAAGGAAAACTTCGTTATATTTATCTTTTTCCTACAGGTAATTATGTAAGTTTATACACAAAAGACTTAGTTGCAAATTTACATTCTATGACAAAGGATCCTGATTCCATTCCTTGTTTTTCGCCTGTGGGGGAAGGGATCAAATCTGAGATAGGTCAAATGATTCGGTATGCATCAGAAGTGGGCCCGAGAGAAAAAAAACAAATCCTTCCTCATTTGTTAATTCTAAAGAAAGAATGTTTTCGATAG
- a CDS encoding pyridoxal phosphate-dependent aminotransferase has translation MKLVARRLDVVEPSPTLAITAKANQLKASGLDVVGFGAGEPDFDTPVHIKEAAKKAMDQGKTKYTPVSGTVSLKEAIIRKFETDNGLKYEKNQIIVGTGGKQVLYNFFMATLNPGDEVIIPAPYWVSYADIVRLAEGTPVIVATDISSGFKITAEQLEKSITPKTKVFIFNSPSNPTGAAYTRSDVEALVKVLEPKDIITVSDDIYEKIIYDGLEFVNPAMISPIMKEKTFVVNGVSKAYSMTGWRIGYGAGNVEIVKNMDTMQGQSTSNASSISQAAAEAALTGDQTPVADMLKAFDKRRKLIVGLLREIPGFECRMPEGAFYAFPYISGVYETHAFQKLVAEKKESSYSKLFCDILLDKYNVAAVPGIAFGDDKAIRLSYALGDKDIEKGVSRIKQMVLDLQK, from the coding sequence ATGAAACTTGTAGCAAGACGACTGGATGTCGTAGAACCTTCTCCCACACTCGCGATCACTGCGAAAGCAAACCAATTGAAAGCGAGTGGACTTGACGTTGTTGGATTTGGTGCAGGGGAACCTGACTTTGATACGCCGGTGCATATCAAAGAAGCTGCCAAAAAAGCAATGGACCAGGGGAAAACCAAATACACTCCCGTGAGTGGAACTGTTTCTTTGAAAGAGGCAATCATTCGTAAATTCGAAACCGACAACGGTCTGAAATACGAAAAGAACCAAATCATTGTGGGAACAGGGGGAAAGCAGGTTCTCTACAATTTTTTTATGGCAACTTTAAATCCAGGCGACGAGGTCATCATTCCTGCACCGTATTGGGTGAGTTATGCGGACATCGTAAGGCTTGCGGAAGGAACTCCTGTGATTGTTGCGACTGATATTTCCAGTGGATTCAAAATCACTGCCGAACAATTGGAAAAGTCCATCACTCCTAAAACAAAAGTTTTTATTTTTAACTCACCATCGAACCCAACTGGTGCTGCATACACTCGTTCGGATGTGGAAGCATTGGTCAAGGTTCTGGAACCAAAAGACATCATTACAGTTTCGGATGATATCTACGAAAAAATCATTTATGATGGATTGGAATTTGTAAATCCAGCCATGATTTCGCCAATTATGAAGGAAAAAACCTTTGTGGTGAATGGAGTGTCCAAAGCCTATTCCATGACTGGTTGGAGGATTGGATACGGAGCAGGGAATGTTGAGATTGTAAAAAACATGGATACCATGCAAGGCCAATCCACAAGCAATGCTTCTTCCATTTCGCAAGCAGCAGCAGAGGCGGCACTCACTGGGGATCAAACTCCTGTTGCCGATATGTTAAAGGCTTTTGACAAAAGACGTAAACTCATTGTGGGACTTTTGCGAGAAATTCCTGGGTTTGAATGTCGGATGCCAGAAGGTGCTTTTTATGCTTTCCCTTATATCTCTGGTGTTTACGAAACGCACGCGTTTCAGAAATTAGTAGCTGAGAAAAAAGAAAGTTCCTACTCCAAACTTTTTTGCGATATTCTACTTGATAAGTACAATGTGGCAGCGGTTCCGGGGATTGCTTTCGGGGATGATAAAGCCATTCGATTGTCTTATGCGTTAGGTGATAAGGACATTGAAAAAGGTGTCTCTCGCATCAAACAAATGGTTCTGGATTTACAAAAGTAA
- a CDS encoding DNA repair helicase XPB, translated as MTKPLTVQSDKTMLLEVDNPEFEACRDLIAKFAELEKSPEYMHTYRISPLSLWNAASIKMSAEEIIEGLTKFARYSVPKNVMNEVREQISRYGKVKLVKEESGELYIISNEKGFITEIANNRAVQPFVDGMEGDKIRIKKEYRGHIKQALIKIGFPVEDLAGYDEGNKYPFNLRPTTKGGIKFGMRDYQRASVEAFHAGGRNEGGSGVVVLPCGAGKTIVGMGVMQIVGAETLILVTNTLSIRQWRNEILDKTDIPESDIGEYSGEMKEIKPITIATYNILTHRKKKGGDFTHFHIFSANNWGLIVYDEVHLLPAPVFRMTSELQAKRRLGLTATLVREDGLEEDVFSLIGPKKYDVPWKELEAKSWIAEANCVEIRVPMEDDLRMKYSVADDREKFRLASENPEKLRAISYILKKHSTNNILIIGQYINQLEEISQTFKIPLITGKTPLPERQELYQAFRSGQIKQLVVSKVANFSIDLPDANIAIQVSGTFGSRQEEAQRLGRILRPKSQDNTAIFYSLISRDTNEERFGQNRQLFLTEQGYEYEIYTLDQFKETVSEELLTK; from the coding sequence ATGACCAAGCCACTTACCGTACAAAGTGACAAAACGATGCTTCTTGAGGTGGATAACCCAGAATTTGAAGCCTGTCGGGACCTCATTGCCAAGTTTGCCGAGCTCGAAAAAAGCCCGGAATATATGCATACCTATCGCATTTCTCCACTATCCTTGTGGAACGCAGCATCCATTAAAATGAGTGCCGAAGAGATCATTGAAGGTTTAACTAAGTTTGCTCGTTATTCCGTTCCAAAGAATGTAATGAATGAAGTGAGAGAACAAATCTCTCGTTATGGAAAAGTAAAATTGGTGAAGGAAGAATCTGGGGAATTGTATATCATTTCCAATGAAAAAGGATTCATCACTGAGATTGCAAATAACCGGGCCGTTCAACCCTTTGTGGATGGAATGGAAGGTGATAAAATTCGTATTAAAAAAGAATACCGTGGTCACATCAAACAAGCGTTAATCAAAATTGGTTTTCCTGTGGAAGACCTTGCGGGTTACGATGAAGGAAACAAATATCCATTTAACTTACGTCCTACGACAAAAGGTGGAATTAAGTTTGGAATGCGTGACTACCAAAGAGCTTCTGTGGAAGCGTTTCATGCTGGTGGACGTAACGAAGGGGGATCAGGTGTAGTCGTTCTTCCTTGCGGTGCGGGAAAAACCATCGTGGGGATGGGGGTGATGCAAATTGTTGGGGCAGAAACGCTCATCCTTGTAACGAACACTTTGTCCATCCGTCAGTGGAGAAATGAAATTTTAGACAAAACGGATATTCCTGAGTCTGACATTGGTGAATATTCAGGTGAGATGAAAGAAATCAAACCGATCACCATTGCGACATACAATATCTTAACTCATAGAAAGAAAAAAGGTGGAGACTTCACCCACTTCCATATCTTCAGTGCGAACAATTGGGGTCTTATCGTTTATGATGAGGTTCACTTACTACCAGCACCTGTATTTCGTATGACATCAGAACTCCAGGCCAAACGTAGGTTAGGTCTTACAGCAACTCTTGTTCGGGAAGATGGACTCGAAGAAGATGTGTTCTCCCTGATCGGACCTAAAAAATACGATGTGCCTTGGAAAGAACTCGAAGCAAAATCTTGGATTGCGGAAGCCAATTGTGTGGAGATCCGAGTTCCTATGGAAGATGACCTTCGTATGAAGTATTCTGTTGCAGATGACCGTGAAAAATTTCGTTTGGCATCAGAAAACCCAGAGAAACTACGTGCGATTAGTTATATTCTGAAGAAACATTCGACTAACAACATTTTGATTATTGGTCAATACATCAATCAGTTAGAAGAAATTTCGCAAACCTTCAAAATCCCTTTGATTACAGGAAAAACTCCTCTTCCAGAAAGACAGGAACTTTACCAAGCGTTTCGTTCTGGTCAAATCAAACAACTTGTGGTGTCGAAGGTGGCAAACTTTTCTATCGATTTACCAGATGCAAACATTGCCATCCAGGTATCGGGAACTTTTGGTTCCAGACAAGAAGAGGCACAGCGATTGGGGCGGATCCTTCGTCCGAAGTCTCAAGACAATACGGCCATTTTTTACTCACTGATTTCGCGTGATACAAACGAAGAGAGATTTGGACAAAACAGGCAGCTCTTCCTCACCGAACAAGGGTATGAATATGAAATTTATACTTTGGATCAGTTTAAAGAAACTGTATCGGAAGAATTACTCACTAAATAG
- the dusA gene encoding tRNA dihydrouridine(20/20a) synthase DusA — MKPQVPVSRISVAPMMDWTDRHFRFFMRLITRHALLYTEMVTTGAILRGKDNHRYLDFSKEEHPVTLQLGGDSPNAIAECAHIGEDYGYQEINLNVGCPSDRVQSGSFGACLMKEPNLVAEMVAACKSKVKIPVTVKHRIGVNGKESYEDLHHFVSKIHGAGVDQIIVHARIAILEGLSPKENRTIPPLRYEDVYRLKKDFPDLSIVINGGIKTHEEIGEHLTKVDGVMIGRAAYDNPFLFSEVDSLYYHSKDPSRTREEVLSELVPYVHSVLKKEGKVHYILRHILGLYHGERGAREYRKFLTDRMHSNDASESILKDYLSLR, encoded by the coding sequence TTGAAGCCACAGGTCCCCGTCAGTCGAATTTCCGTCGCTCCGATGATGGACTGGACTGACAGGCACTTCCGTTTCTTTATGCGGCTAATCACAAGGCACGCACTTTTATACACGGAGATGGTGACCACAGGCGCCATCCTCCGAGGAAAAGACAACCATCGGTACTTAGATTTTTCAAAAGAAGAACATCCCGTGACGCTCCAGTTAGGTGGGGATTCCCCGAATGCTATTGCCGAGTGTGCACACATTGGCGAAGACTACGGGTATCAGGAAATTAATCTCAATGTAGGTTGTCCCTCCGACCGAGTCCAAAGTGGGAGCTTTGGGGCATGCCTGATGAAAGAACCAAACCTTGTGGCGGAGATGGTCGCTGCTTGTAAATCTAAAGTTAAAATACCTGTCACCGTAAAACACCGGATTGGTGTGAATGGAAAAGAAAGTTATGAAGACTTACATCATTTTGTATCCAAAATTCATGGTGCGGGTGTGGACCAAATCATTGTTCATGCCAGGATCGCCATTTTAGAAGGACTTTCTCCCAAAGAAAATCGAACGATCCCACCCCTTCGGTATGAAGATGTCTATAGGCTCAAAAAAGATTTTCCCGATTTGTCCATAGTTATCAATGGGGGAATTAAAACCCATGAAGAGATAGGTGAGCACCTAACCAAAGTAGATGGAGTGATGATTGGGCGAGCCGCTTATGACAATCCCTTTTTGTTTAGTGAGGTTGATTCACTTTATTATCATTCAAAAGACCCATCCAGGACTCGGGAAGAGGTTCTTTCGGAACTTGTTCCCTATGTTCATTCTGTACTGAAAAAAGAAGGGAAAGTTCATTATATCCTTCGGCATATTTTGGGGCTCTACCACGGCGAAAGAGGGGCAAGAGAATACCGAAAGTTTCTGACTGATAGAATGCATTCAAATGATGCCAGTGAATCCATTTTAAAAGACTATTTGTCTTTGCGTTAA
- a CDS encoding flagellar biosynthesis protein FlhA — MNFRDLLKQSDVILGVGTLLILGMLIVPLPGFLLDILIVISIGLGLLILMTALSVTEPSEFSIFPSLLLITTLFRLALNVSTTRQILSKGPAMNSSVIEAFGTFVVGGESGLGKYVVGLIIFIILTIVQVLVITKGATRISEVAARFTLDGLPQKQMSIDMELNSGAITEAEAKVKRKKVQREVDFYGAMDGASKFVQGDVRAGLIITAINLLGGILIGSTIRGESFLASIETYGKFTIGDGLVSQIPGLLSTTATGIIVTRSSSEKKLTVEIKDQLFGNAKTLYVVSGALGLSSLIPGLPFFSLLFLASAIGYLGYSIEKVAKEEIKKIETVAQEKVQEKKPENYIKEISVEAIQVELGRDLLPLVDSSSGGHLLEQIANTRKKFAIDFGLVIPAIRIIDNLEIPHDNYSIRINGVVVGQSAVRADRLMAMNNTARNLDAIIGEAFTEPAFGLKATWIDPNDKIEVENKGYSVVDPSTVIITHLKELISNYASQLLGREEVKALLEHLRQTHPTLVGELDYDKQGRLGIIQQTLQNLLAEGLSIKNLPKIMDAIANHLPRTNNPFDLAEHVRQALSRQIINDFLSPDGKLHVVTIDPRIIDRMNKSITLDETDGSKIIILPHDVRVRILESVYNELQKALDENRFLIFVVSRYLRQAFAFFLTKELPPRNFAVIASEEIHRGVPTEIASVLSLPSREEHPQEA, encoded by the coding sequence ATGAATTTTAGAGACTTACTCAAACAATCTGATGTGATTCTAGGAGTCGGGACACTCCTCATTTTGGGGATGCTCATTGTCCCTTTGCCCGGTTTTTTATTAGATATTCTCATTGTGATTAGTATTGGGCTTGGACTCCTCATACTCATGACAGCACTTTCGGTAACAGAACCGAGTGAGTTTTCTATTTTCCCGAGTTTACTACTGATCACCACCTTGTTTCGGTTAGCCCTAAACGTTTCCACAACAAGACAAATTTTGTCAAAAGGGCCTGCCATGAATTCGAGTGTGATCGAAGCCTTTGGAACCTTTGTGGTGGGTGGAGAGTCGGGACTTGGCAAGTATGTTGTGGGACTCATTATCTTTATCATATTAACGATTGTTCAGGTACTAGTGATCACTAAAGGTGCAACTCGTATCTCGGAAGTGGCAGCAAGGTTTACATTGGATGGATTGCCACAGAAACAAATGTCCATTGATATGGAACTGAATAGTGGTGCGATTACTGAGGCTGAAGCCAAGGTGAAACGTAAAAAAGTCCAACGAGAAGTGGATTTTTATGGGGCCATGGATGGAGCGTCCAAATTCGTTCAAGGGGACGTGAGAGCTGGTCTTATCATCACCGCCATCAACTTGCTAGGTGGAATTTTGATTGGATCTACCATTCGTGGGGAATCCTTCCTCGCATCCATCGAAACTTACGGAAAGTTTACGATTGGGGATGGACTTGTTTCCCAAATTCCAGGACTACTTTCCACAACAGCAACCGGTATCATTGTGACTCGTTCTAGTTCAGAAAAGAAACTAACAGTCGAGATCAAAGACCAACTTTTTGGAAACGCCAAAACTTTGTATGTGGTATCAGGTGCCCTCGGACTTTCAAGTTTGATTCCAGGTCTTCCTTTCTTTTCCCTTTTGTTTCTAGCGAGTGCGATTGGATATTTGGGATATTCTATTGAAAAAGTAGCCAAAGAAGAAATTAAAAAAATCGAAACTGTGGCACAGGAAAAAGTTCAGGAGAAAAAACCAGAAAACTATATCAAAGAAATTTCTGTGGAAGCCATCCAGGTTGAACTGGGGCGCGACTTACTCCCGTTAGTGGATTCCTCTTCCGGTGGGCATTTACTCGAACAAATTGCTAACACTCGTAAAAAGTTTGCGATCGATTTTGGTCTTGTGATTCCTGCAATCCGAATCATAGACAATTTAGAAATCCCCCATGATAACTATAGTATCCGTATCAATGGAGTGGTTGTGGGTCAGTCAGCAGTGAGAGCTGACCGTTTGATGGCCATGAACAACACGGCAAGGAATTTAGATGCCATCATCGGTGAAGCATTTACAGAACCTGCCTTTGGTTTGAAAGCCACTTGGATTGATCCGAATGATAAAATTGAAGTGGAGAACAAAGGTTATTCGGTGGTAGATCCGTCTACTGTCATCATCACACACTTAAAAGAACTGATTTCCAATTATGCATCGCAGCTTCTCGGACGAGAAGAAGTGAAAGCCCTTCTCGAACATTTGAGACAAACGCATCCAACCCTTGTGGGAGAATTGGATTACGACAAACAAGGAAGGCTTGGGATCATCCAACAAACCTTACAAAATCTTTTGGCAGAAGGTCTTTCGATTAAAAACCTTCCGAAAATTATGGATGCGATTGCCAACCACCTTCCCAGAACAAACAACCCGTTTGATTTGGCCGAACATGTGCGCCAAGCTCTCTCTCGCCAAATCATCAACGACTTTCTTTCTCCCGATGGTAAGTTACATGTGGTTACCATTGATCCAAGGATCATTGATCGGATGAACAAAAGTATCACACTCGATGAAACGGACGGTAGTAAAATCATCATCCTTCCTCATGATGTGCGCGTACGAATTTTGGAATCTGTTTACAATGAACTCCAGAAAGCGTTGGATGAAAATAGATTCCTGATCTTTGTGGTTTCTCGTTACCTAAGACAAGCGTTTGCATTCTTTTTGACAAAGGAACTACCCCCAAGGAACTTTGCAGTAATTGCTTCGGAAGAGATCCATAGAGGAGTTCCTACGGAAATTGCCTCGGTTCTCAGCCTTCCATCCAGAGAGGAACACCCACAAGAAGCATAG